Within the Marixanthomonas sp. SCSIO 43207 genome, the region AATGCTTATTTCTTAATATCATAACAACGTGACACTCAACAACAAAAATACCATGGCAAAAATACTAGTAGTAGATGACGAGGCCGATCTGGAGATTCTTATCAAACAGAAATTCAGAAAACAAATACGTGAAAAGGAATATGAGTTTCTTTTTGCTGAAAACGGCGTGGCTGCATTGGAAAAACTACAAACCGAACCTGAAGTTGATATTCTATTAAGCGATATTAATATGCCAAAAATGGACGGCCTCACCCTGTTGAGCAAAGTGAATGAGATGAGTCCGCTTATTAAATCGGTTATTGTTTCGGCTTATGGAGATATGGAAAATATTCGTACCGCTATGAATCGCGGTGCATTTGATTTTATTACAAAGCCCATCAACTTTGAAGATCTTACGCTTACCATGGAAAAAACCCTCAAACACGCCCAACTACTAAAAGAAACGCTACAAGCTGTAAAAGAAAACAATATTTTAAAAATGTATGTCGATGAAAATGTTCTCAACTTTATGGGAAACAAGGAATTTGAAAAAACAATTATGGCAAATGAAACGATTGAAGCGACGGTTATGTTTGTGGATATATGTGGATTTACAGCTATAAGTGAAACCGCTTCCCCCGATACGGTTGTTACAATGATAAATTCCTACTTTGATGTTATGGTAAAAGAAATTATGGAACAAAAAGGATATATAGATAAGTTTATAGGCGATGCTATTATGGCTGTCTTTACGGGTGAGTATCATCTAGATCGCGCAATCGATGCTGCCTTGGCTGTGTGTGCAAAAATTAACAGCTTACCGGCTTTTGGTCGACAATTACAATACAAACCAAAAGTGTCTATTGGCATTAAAAGCGGCGAAATGATTTCCGGAAACATAGGTTCTGAAAGTTTGAAGCGGTTAGATTATACAGTAATTGGCGACACAGTTAATACAGCTGCAAGACTTCAAGATGTAGCCAAAGAAAATCAAATTGTCATAGGGGAAGCTTGTTACCAGAAAGTGAAAGAATACTTCAAGTGTGAAAAATTGGGTGATATTATTGTAAAAAACAAAGCGACTCCTTTGACTATTTACCAAGTGCTTGAGTAAAAGTGAAATACAAAAAATAACCTATGGAAACACATGATTTAAACACAAAACCAGACATTAAAAAGCCTTCACATACCGAAGAATTGGTAGATCATTATTGGGGTAGCATCAACTATGTTTTTGGACTTATAAAAGCTTCAGAAATAAAAGCAGGGTTAATTCTTTCTTTTTACGGAATCATACTCAATTTTATCTATCAAAATGTTTCTCATTCCTTTGTTCAAATTTCAAAAGACTATTTATTGTATACACTTATTGGCTTATGGTTTGTTTGTACGGTTACATCAATTTACTTTAGCATACGATGCTTTATGCCAAAGATTGAAGCAAAATATGAGAAAAACATGTTCTTTTTTGGAGATGTGGTACATAAATTTGGTTCTATTAAAGAGTTTTCAAGAACGTTTTACAAAACCAGCCTAGATGAAGAAGAATTATTTGATCAACTAGGACAACAGATTTATATTATTTCAAAGATTGCAGCCTATAAATTTAAAAATGTAAACCGTGCGTTGCGTTTACTAGCTGTGGGTCTTGTGCTTTTTTTAATTATGATAATGTACATAATTTTTATTGGAGATTAAAACCCTTTTATTTGTAGAGCTTTCAGAAAGCGGATGCTATAAGGTTGCGTTTTTGTTTAATTTCAGAAATCTTCATTATTTTCCATTTGTCCATTCAGTAAAAAAAACTATCTTTGCACGCGTTTTAA harbors:
- a CDS encoding adenylate/guanylate cyclase domain-containing protein; the encoded protein is MAKILVVDDEADLEILIKQKFRKQIREKEYEFLFAENGVAALEKLQTEPEVDILLSDINMPKMDGLTLLSKVNEMSPLIKSVIVSAYGDMENIRTAMNRGAFDFITKPINFEDLTLTMEKTLKHAQLLKETLQAVKENNILKMYVDENVLNFMGNKEFEKTIMANETIEATVMFVDICGFTAISETASPDTVVTMINSYFDVMVKEIMEQKGYIDKFIGDAIMAVFTGEYHLDRAIDAALAVCAKINSLPAFGRQLQYKPKVSIGIKSGEMISGNIGSESLKRLDYTVIGDTVNTAARLQDVAKENQIVIGEACYQKVKEYFKCEKLGDIIVKNKATPLTIYQVLE
- a CDS encoding Pycsar system effector family protein, with translation METHDLNTKPDIKKPSHTEELVDHYWGSINYVFGLIKASEIKAGLILSFYGIILNFIYQNVSHSFVQISKDYLLYTLIGLWFVCTVTSIYFSIRCFMPKIEAKYEKNMFFFGDVVHKFGSIKEFSRTFYKTSLDEEELFDQLGQQIYIISKIAAYKFKNVNRALRLLAVGLVLFLIMIMYIIFIGD